A genomic segment from Actinoplanes sichuanensis encodes:
- a CDS encoding PadR family transcriptional regulator produces the protein MTSLRMTTPRLLTLRVLLGQPDEERYGLSVAREAGLEPGTIYPILVAFETVGWLTSREDDVDVHLEGRPRRRYYRLTADGIVAAREALAAAEKRRGARAGARKLAW, from the coding sequence GTGACTTCGCTGCGCATGACGACGCCGCGCCTGCTGACGCTGCGCGTCCTCCTCGGACAACCCGACGAGGAACGGTACGGCCTGAGCGTCGCCCGGGAAGCGGGCCTGGAACCGGGCACGATCTACCCGATCCTGGTCGCCTTCGAGACCGTCGGCTGGCTGACCAGTCGGGAGGACGACGTCGACGTGCACCTCGAGGGCCGGCCCCGGCGCCGGTACTACCGGCTCACCGCGGACGGGATCGTCGCCGCCCGCGAGGCGCTCGCCGCGGCCGAGAAACGACGCGGTGCCCGTGCCGGCGCCCGGAAACTCGCATGGTGA
- a CDS encoding nucleoside deaminase, protein MTPEELVGLALDAAEDGLRAGEMPIGAVVVMGDEVIGRGYTSERSRGRRLVHADLLAMIEADERLGWTRREQPLRLGVTMEPCLMCLGTALTLGVSDVFYGLAAPDDGAAGIPAVWRPGTQDGIFFPLPSLTGGLRLPECRDQFRRYAAQTTKPHLRRYAEALAGPA, encoded by the coding sequence ATGACACCCGAGGAACTGGTCGGTCTGGCCCTGGACGCCGCCGAGGACGGGCTACGGGCCGGTGAGATGCCGATCGGCGCGGTCGTCGTGATGGGCGACGAGGTGATCGGGCGCGGCTACACGTCGGAGCGATCCCGGGGCCGGCGCCTGGTGCACGCCGACCTGCTGGCGATGATCGAGGCCGACGAACGCCTGGGCTGGACCCGCCGGGAGCAGCCACTGCGGCTCGGCGTCACGATGGAGCCGTGCCTGATGTGCCTCGGCACCGCCCTGACCCTGGGCGTGTCCGACGTCTTCTACGGCCTGGCCGCCCCGGACGACGGGGCGGCCGGCATCCCGGCGGTCTGGCGGCCCGGCACCCAGGACGGCATCTTCTTCCCGCTTCCGTCGCTGACCGGCGGCCTCCGGCTGCCCGAGTGCCGGGACCAGTTCCGGCGTTACGCGGCCCAGACCACGAAACCCCACCTGCGCCGGTACGCCGAGGCGCTGGCCGGCCCCGCCTGA
- a CDS encoding WXG100 family type VII secretion target — protein MTDRLHVDPLSLEGIADQLRRSGGTLRAAGEGGPGAPDAGTDTPIFEDLITRLVQNATALAGGLDEAADRVLQANQAYADGDLTNARDISGSR, from the coding sequence ATGACCGATCGACTGCACGTCGACCCGCTGTCGCTCGAAGGGATCGCGGACCAGTTGCGACGTTCCGGCGGCACGCTGCGGGCCGCCGGCGAGGGCGGCCCCGGCGCACCCGACGCCGGCACCGACACCCCGATCTTCGAAGACCTGATCACCAGGCTGGTGCAGAACGCGACAGCGCTCGCCGGCGGCCTCGACGAGGCCGCCGACCGGGTCCTCCAGGCCAATCAGGCGTACGCCGACGGGGATCTCACCAATGCCCGCGACATCTCGGGGAGCCGATGA
- a CDS encoding DUF1707 SHOCT-like domain-containing protein, whose protein sequence is MVLPVPAPISDGDRERVAELLQQACGDGRITLEEFSVRVGAAWAASTDVELARVTDGLAPTPVVGAARTVEKVVTVLSQRKRRGRWRLRSGRLSTFTLFGGTHLDLRDVITGADEIEIEGTCLFGGLKVIVPEGVEVELSGTSALSSEELRLAAVPRLPGTPIIRVRVNAWFSSVEVKSRRPGDGVREWIADTLGL, encoded by the coding sequence CGACGGCGACCGCGAACGGGTGGCCGAGCTGCTGCAGCAGGCGTGCGGCGACGGGCGGATCACCCTCGAGGAGTTCAGTGTCCGCGTCGGCGCCGCATGGGCCGCGTCCACCGATGTCGAGCTGGCCCGGGTCACCGACGGCCTCGCACCGACTCCGGTGGTGGGCGCCGCCCGTACCGTCGAGAAGGTCGTCACCGTCCTCAGCCAGCGCAAACGCCGTGGCCGATGGCGGCTGCGATCCGGGCGGCTGAGCACCTTCACCCTTTTCGGCGGCACTCACCTCGACCTGCGTGACGTGATCACCGGCGCCGACGAGATCGAGATCGAGGGCACCTGCCTCTTCGGTGGGCTCAAGGTGATCGTGCCGGAGGGCGTCGAGGTCGAGCTCTCCGGCACCAGTGCCCTCAGCTCCGAGGAGCTTCGGCTCGCGGCGGTGCCGCGACTTCCCGGCACACCCATCATCCGGGTACGGGTGAACGCCTGGTTCAGCAGTGTCGAGGTGAAGTCACGCCGCCCCGGCGACGGCGTCCGCGAATGGATCGCCGACACCCTGGGCCTGTAG